A region from the Mesomycoplasma hyopneumoniae J genome encodes:
- a CDS encoding IS1634-like element ISMhp1 family transposase — MKKHNLILFNVWGSSKDKIYKYVGWTQGYGKAPKRWFSIGNVQTLEKINPNAIQIIKEKLKLFSNLDDKDKIKTTLLDSLKNSAIIEGSVFIGGELIEKLIEKHNIFESLPKSRHKNMKQIFNYLISKRITDPGSIINAFDKKDDYSNQINTSKNSFYRLLDLVYESQNQLLDSLNKMVISELGKRDNEFYFDSSTVYFETFERNGLRIPGYSKDAKFKEDQIVIALACDKNGIPFHIKVFKGNTADSSTLIPFVLDIESKYNIKNMTIIADRGMSTAANIRFLESKEYNFIISYRAKIGSQKFKNYLLDPSDYVDLNTDFKYKKEEFYSSYKNKRYTENIRRRIITYSKKRAIKDSKAREEQIQSFIKKQNKDGFIEVNKLFGKKPKYFREISNMKFELDQSKIDKDKQFDGYYVYETNILNLNVLDIVEKYQKQWNIEANFRSLKGLLNIRPVFLRIDEHILAHTFLCFISLVILKTIIFKINKHISDNKLFANSQLTEVGLVTMLQKLRQRVEFNTLDQQMIFKNRDGVPSDPNIWNRYDFYFDILINQ, encoded by the coding sequence ATGAAAAAGCATAATTTGATTTTGTTTAATGTTTGAGGATCTTCAAAAGATAAAATATATAAATATGTTGGCTGAACACAAGGTTATGGGAAAGCTCCAAAACGTTGATTTAGTATAGGAAATGTGCAAACTTTGGAAAAAATTAATCCAAATGCTATTCAAATTATCAAAGAAAAATTGAAATTATTTTCAAATTTAGATGACAAAGATAAAATCAAGACTACTTTACTTGATTCTCTTAAAAATTCTGCCATAATCGAAGGTTCGGTTTTTATTGGTGGGGAATTAATTGAAAAACTTATTGAAAAGCACAATATTTTTGAATCACTTCCTAAAAGTAGGCATAAAAATATGAAACAAATTTTTAACTACTTAATTTCAAAGCGAATTACTGATCCTGGTAGCATTATTAATGCTTTTGATAAAAAGGATGATTACTCAAATCAAATAAATACTTCCAAAAATAGCTTTTATAGACTCTTAGATCTTGTCTATGAATCACAAAATCAACTTTTAGATAGTCTTAACAAAATGGTTATAAGCGAGCTTGGAAAAAGGGACAATGAATTTTATTTTGATTCATCAACAGTCTATTTTGAGACATTTGAAAGAAATGGATTAAGAATTCCTGGCTATTCTAAAGATGCTAAATTCAAAGAAGATCAAATTGTCATTGCTTTAGCATGTGATAAAAATGGCATTCCTTTTCATATTAAAGTTTTTAAAGGAAATACAGCCGATTCTAGTACCCTAATCCCTTTTGTATTAGATATTGAATCTAAATATAATATCAAAAATATGACAATAATTGCTGACCGTGGCATGTCCACTGCTGCAAATATTCGATTTCTTGAATCAAAAGAATATAATTTCATTATTTCTTATCGTGCAAAGATAGGCAGTCAAAAATTTAAAAATTATTTATTAGATCCTAGCGATTATGTTGATCTAAATACAGATTTTAAGTATAAAAAAGAAGAATTTTATTCATCTTATAAAAATAAAAGATACACTGAAAATATTAGAAGAAGAATTATTACTTACAGTAAAAAAAGAGCAATAAAAGACAGCAAGGCTCGCGAAGAGCAAATCCAAAGTTTTATTAAAAAACAAAATAAAGATGGTTTTATTGAAGTAAACAAATTGTTTGGTAAAAAACCTAAATATTTTAGGGAAATTTCAAACATGAAATTTGAATTAGATCAAAGTAAAATTGACAAGGACAAACAATTTGATGGTTACTATGTCTATGAAACAAATATACTAAATTTAAATGTCTTAGACATAGTTGAAAAATACCAAAAACAGTGAAATATTGAAGCTAATTTTAGAAGTCTAAAAGGTTTATTGAATATTCGTCCTGTATTTTTAAGAATAGATGAGCATATCCTAGCTCATACATTTTTGTGCTTTATCTCATTAGTTATTTTAAAAACTATAATTTTTAAAATCAACAAACATATTAGTGATAACAAGTTATTTGCAAACAGTCAATTAACTGAAGTTGGTTTAGTAACGATGTTGCAAAAATTAAGACAAAGGGTTGAATTTAACACTTTAGATCAACAAATGATATTTAAAAATCGCGATGGTGTTCCTAGCGATCCCAATATTTGAAATAGGTATGATTTCTACTTTGATA
- a CDS encoding S8 family serine peptidase: MNKKIYKRLIKWILYLSAIVIITVFYWSDTPINNKKNYINNPIFSKNIDIYSQPGYSFSSLQQKKHKKIFSRNSKKKFESYSHKENKNNYNLKEQKLDTETINIKLLLDFSDSANNSMIDDINHYTTNNNKYFDQITKLFLQNNIKINSKYISKLSPIIWINIDVKDEDVALKLLEELDFIALIINNLPKTTSEKPFPFELFKITNQRFSNKWFHTILNDNHNKLWRLLRPVQPKFFNEQKEIVEYDHVNGAPRERVGVVEADMSGTFDENDAKKAELEYNEIHYFNIGRAPQEKLKDDQNDHATLVSGIIGGRSGFSRGSDMFIVNLAKANFDSPIWMTVFERLIIEYRIKIINHSYGFNSISKRDIEASFENIYNLDSIMENSVVQYIDHIFYLDFLSRKYGVINIFAAGNEYDDKWKNNNSAKKYGYISGYANALNSIVVGSTFGTKDNFFASNFSNRLLPYRLNQLPKPLISAPGENITGIIGQKFPVSGTSFSAPIVTGIISTIDSLYSWMFNDKNFIPAIMSLLSSSANDSSFDLDRIKLYIESTKQSNEKEGVVSSIDDYFSDPAKKSYLENYDNERETKSNGLDSAIGAGQISFKNIKKAISNLKTFSVSYDNDSQYVYLSPDIEIEKGKKLKASLAWAFNAGLTKPLKKYESKIDSWVYKLLTFGASYFIDKITENKYNQFLKEKYEKEYNSKYPDEWLNRKTLFEKQKDTLFSDYDLILQRKEGGIWKNIKLNSGSSLRSNVELIRYRAEKTGIYRLVVKKHKSSLFENSIDDDLAVSHVIQ; this comes from the coding sequence ATGAATAAAAAAATATACAAACGATTAATTAAATGGATTTTATACCTATCCGCAATAGTAATTATTACTGTGTTTTATTGGTCTGATACACCTATTAATAATAAAAAAAATTATATAAATAACCCAATTTTTAGTAAAAATATAGATATTTATTCTCAACCAGGCTATTCTTTTTCTTCTTTACAACAGAAAAAACACAAAAAAATTTTCAGCCGTAATTCTAAAAAAAAATTCGAAAGTTATTCACACAAAGAGAACAAGAATAATTACAACCTTAAAGAACAAAAATTAGACACGGAAACCATAAATATTAAATTATTATTAGATTTTAGTGACTCTGCCAATAATTCGATGATTGATGACATTAATCATTATACAACTAATAATAACAAATATTTCGATCAAATAACTAAGTTATTTTTGCAAAATAATATTAAAATTAATAGTAAATATATTAGCAAATTATCGCCAATAATATGAATAAATATCGATGTTAAAGACGAGGATGTCGCCCTTAAACTTCTGGAAGAATTAGATTTTATTGCATTAATAATTAATAATTTACCGAAAACAACTTCTGAAAAACCATTTCCATTTGAATTATTTAAAATTACAAACCAACGGTTTTCTAATAAGTGATTCCATACTATACTAAATGATAATCATAATAAACTATGAAGACTTCTTAGGCCCGTGCAACCAAAATTTTTTAATGAACAAAAAGAAATAGTAGAGTATGATCACGTTAATGGCGCCCCACGTGAAAGGGTTGGTGTAGTTGAAGCGGATATGAGTGGCACCTTTGATGAAAACGATGCAAAAAAAGCCGAGCTTGAATATAATGAAATACACTATTTTAACATAGGTAGAGCGCCACAAGAAAAGCTAAAAGATGATCAAAATGATCATGCAACATTAGTATCAGGAATAATAGGTGGAAGAAGCGGGTTTTCTCGTGGCTCAGATATGTTTATAGTAAATTTAGCCAAGGCAAATTTTGACTCTCCAATTTGAATGACAGTTTTTGAAAGACTTATAATTGAGTATAGAATTAAAATAATAAATCATAGTTATGGATTTAATTCTATAAGTAAAAGAGATATTGAAGCTAGCTTTGAGAATATTTATAACCTTGATTCAATTATGGAAAATTCAGTTGTTCAATACATCGATCACATCTTTTATTTAGATTTTTTATCAAGAAAGTATGGTGTTATAAACATTTTTGCAGCCGGAAATGAATATGATGATAAATGAAAAAATAATAATTCTGCAAAAAAATATGGTTACATATCTGGGTATGCAAATGCTCTAAATTCAATTGTGGTTGGTTCAACTTTTGGCACTAAAGACAATTTTTTTGCTAGTAATTTTAGCAATAGATTACTACCTTATAGACTAAATCAATTACCAAAACCATTAATTTCAGCTCCCGGAGAAAATATAACTGGAATAATAGGTCAAAAATTCCCTGTTTCTGGGACTAGTTTTTCTGCACCGATTGTAACTGGAATAATATCAACAATTGATTCATTATATTCGTGAATGTTTAATGATAAAAATTTTATTCCCGCAATAATGAGTTTGCTTTCTTCTTCGGCGAATGACAGTAGTTTTGATTTGGATAGAATTAAGTTATATATTGAGTCAACAAAACAATCCAATGAAAAAGAAGGTGTTGTTTCTTCAATTGATGATTATTTTTCAGACCCAGCAAAAAAATCATATTTAGAAAACTACGATAATGAAAGAGAAACTAAGTCAAATGGATTGGATTCAGCTATTGGAGCCGGCCAAATTAGTTTTAAAAACATAAAAAAAGCTATTTCAAATTTAAAAACATTTAGTGTTTCATATGATAATGATAGTCAGTATGTTTATCTAAGCCCAGATATAGAAATTGAAAAAGGTAAAAAGTTAAAAGCTTCGCTTGCTTGAGCCTTTAATGCTGGATTAACTAAACCATTAAAAAAATATGAAAGTAAAATTGATTCTTGGGTTTATAAATTATTAACATTCGGTGCCTCTTATTTTATTGATAAAATCACTGAAAATAAATATAACCAATTTTTAAAAGAAAAATATGAAAAAGAGTATAACTCAAAATACCCTGATGAGTGGCTAAATAGAAAAACACTTTTTGAAAAACAAAAAGATACATTATTTAGTGATTATGATTTAATTTTGCAAAGAAAAGAAGGAGGAATTTGAAAAAACATTAAATTGAACTCTGGAAGCTCATTAAGATCAAATGTAGAATTAATAAGGTATAGAGCTGAAAAAACAGGAATTTATCGGTTAGTTGTTAAAAAACATAAATCCTCTTTGTTTGAAAATTCCATAGATGATGATTTGGCGGTTTCACATGTCATTCAATAA
- a CDS encoding ABC transporter ATP-binding protein/permease, protein MVKIKNLTKNFNQRAIFTNFSLDIPSNELVFVVGPSGIGKTTLINLIANFSQKDGGEILFYKDNKVVKNPLIDVVFQDFNLIESATGIENIKIGTNAINFNIDEKNIEENASFVNISKENLANKVSDLSGGQKQRIAILRSLARESDFILLDEPTGNLDVENAKILFEKIQILKKNKTILIVSHNLDLAKKYGDRIIYLKNESVLEIDKIEEINKGESLNKTDYDFRFEKKPLKISDKFRSIILFLKLDFKNKIIITTLLVITFLISILSLNLFATLDTHAKGIDSQRIHQYNLDSFEVKKRGISPFFDGEIEKFNTKKDIVNKIIPVYSTQNFAFTYNNKGKELISEKNTIELIDQSDFFKSRFKFDDKNLQGNFIQNENEIIISNSVVTKLKITDPIGKKIKIKAIRNSNVDKIPTIFEVAIVGINYSTNVLGRIPSFLHYNLTKKINEAFFVKNTVGDSLFNDITIAPLNAKNFQVLEVEKKHFLKDLKVENLKISDGELPKNKDEIVVSVNTIDKINNIIDNLNNRITELNKNNDFKIDKYEMLKIGSKVRLSNKTGHDIPFKIVGTFDLKENHHLQEQKSEVGAPEEERREFKYQIIMHNDGDEYRNQIRPQAAKIFLKSDNINENLASFKKDFSNFLYSKDLESIKVLVLSSTFLIKAVLLVIQIILIVLLVVFSVLYAKNLTQSKIKSIGILKSLGEKTRKIFFLHILNIFVISSLILISGLIISLPSMPYFYNLITTADFISPTYTQIFINFILIWFATSLLIFLIYFFISLRYYKKPVTELLKNSL, encoded by the coding sequence ATGGTAAAAATTAAAAATTTGACTAAAAATTTTAATCAAAGAGCTATTTTTACAAATTTTAGCCTAGATATTCCATCTAATGAGTTGGTCTTTGTCGTTGGACCTTCTGGAATTGGGAAAACTACTCTTATTAACCTAATTGCTAATTTTAGTCAAAAAGATGGAGGTGAAATTCTTTTTTATAAAGATAACAAAGTTGTTAAAAACCCTTTAATTGACGTTGTTTTTCAAGATTTTAACCTAATTGAATCTGCTACTGGCATAGAAAATATTAAAATTGGGACAAATGCAATAAATTTTAATATTGATGAAAAGAATATTGAAGAAAATGCAAGTTTTGTTAATATTTCAAAGGAAAATTTAGCAAATAAAGTGAGTGATTTATCAGGTGGTCAAAAACAGCGAATCGCAATTTTGCGATCATTAGCACGTGAATCTGACTTTATTTTGTTAGATGAACCTACTGGAAATCTTGATGTGGAAAATGCTAAAATTCTTTTTGAAAAAATACAAATATTAAAGAAAAATAAAACTATTTTGATAGTTAGCCACAATTTAGATCTTGCTAAAAAATACGGCGATAGAATAATTTACCTAAAAAATGAGTCTGTATTAGAAATTGATAAAATCGAAGAAATAAATAAAGGCGAATCTTTAAATAAAACTGATTATGATTTTAGATTTGAAAAAAAACCTTTAAAAATAAGTGATAAATTTAGATCAATTATTTTATTTTTGAAGCTAGATTTTAAAAATAAAATAATTATTACAACTTTACTAGTTATCACATTTCTAATTAGCATTTTAAGCCTAAATTTATTTGCTACACTTGATACGCATGCAAAGGGTATTGACTCGCAACGAATTCATCAATACAATTTGGATTCTTTTGAGGTTAAAAAAAGGGGAATATCACCATTTTTTGATGGAGAAATCGAGAAATTCAATACTAAAAAAGACATTGTTAATAAAATTATTCCTGTTTATTCAACTCAAAATTTTGCTTTTACTTATAATAATAAGGGAAAAGAATTAATTTCTGAAAAAAATACTATTGAATTAATCGACCAATCTGATTTTTTTAAAAGTAGGTTTAAATTTGATGACAAAAACCTTCAAGGTAATTTTATACAAAATGAAAATGAGATAATTATTTCAAATTCAGTTGTTACAAAATTAAAAATTACCGATCCTATTGGCAAAAAAATTAAAATTAAAGCTATACGTAATTCGAATGTTGATAAAATTCCAACAATTTTTGAAGTTGCTATTGTCGGAATAAACTATTCAACTAATGTCTTAGGTAGAATACCCTCTTTTTTACATTATAATTTAACAAAAAAAATTAATGAAGCTTTCTTTGTTAAAAACACAGTCGGCGATTCGCTTTTCAACGATATAACAATCGCTCCTTTAAATGCAAAAAATTTTCAAGTATTGGAAGTGGAAAAAAAACATTTTTTAAAAGATTTAAAGGTAGAAAATTTAAAAATTAGTGATGGTGAGCTTCCTAAAAATAAAGATGAAATTGTTGTTTCAGTTAACACTATTGATAAAATAAATAATATTATCGATAATTTAAACAATAGAATTACTGAATTGAACAAAAACAATGATTTTAAAATCGACAAATACGAGATGCTAAAAATAGGGTCTAAAGTTCGATTATCAAACAAAACTGGACATGATATTCCTTTTAAAATAGTCGGAACTTTTGATCTAAAGGAAAACCATCATTTGCAGGAACAAAAATCTGAAGTTGGCGCCCCCGAAGAAGAAAGACGTGAATTTAAGTACCAAATCATAATGCACAATGACGGTGATGAATATAGAAACCAAATAAGACCACAAGCTGCAAAAATATTCTTAAAATCTGACAATATCAATGAAAATTTAGCCTCATTTAAAAAGGATTTTTCAAATTTTTTATATTCAAAAGATCTTGAATCAATAAAAGTTTTAGTTTTAAGCTCCACTTTTTTAATAAAAGCAGTTTTGCTTGTTATTCAAATAATTCTTATAGTTTTATTGGTAGTTTTTTCAGTTCTTTATGCAAAAAATTTAACACAATCAAAGATAAAATCAATTGGAATTCTTAAATCACTAGGAGAAAAAACTAGAAAAATCTTTTTCTTACACATATTAAATATTTTTGTAATTTCTTCCTTAATTTTAATATCAGGTCTAATAATAAGTTTGCCTAGCATGCCATATTTTTATAATTTGATAACAACCGCTGATTTTATCAGTCCAACTTATACACAAATTTTTATTAATTTCATTTTAATTTGATTCGCAACTAGCCTACTTATTTTTCTTATCTATTTTTTCATATCATTAAGATATTACAAAAAACCTGTTACTGAACTTCTTAAAAATAGTTTATAA
- a CDS encoding transposase, with the protein MKAELSQHLGYEKSNRSENGVHRLNKPNGFSGKTGNYNSNNIHLKIPRDRNRSFENKLLPEIEK; encoded by the coding sequence TTAAAGGCGGAATTAAGCCAACATTTAGGCTATGAAAAAAGTAACCGAAGCGAAAATGGTGTACATAGACTGAATAAGCCAAACGGGTTTTCGGGCAAAACTGGGAATTATAATAGTAATAATATTCATCTAAAAATACCAAGAGATCGAAATCGCAGTTTTGAGAACAAATTATTACCTGAAATTGAAAAGTAA
- a CDS encoding Rho termination factor N-terminal domain-containing protein, which produces MILGNPFGNKKIPSVAELWKNEKKQYRIWIFTYPILLALLAILLGVQIILNFDSKRIELILSILSILFTGATLFFYIISLFISYKEKDFASLGNRSFFVNLIGFSLSLISILHSTVSMIKDLKKDDKYFILILVIQIILVGLVFFLIPYFYTRVLKIKSIFRLSHSIIIFEKQINELKNDPQTYSKYMDIFSMAQNNPHQTNQNNTTNPSDLNVDNEINNAKTEKPISKTEKIRIALEKLPLTNLYEIAKKLEISGYQDLKKQELIELLIRILGQQEK; this is translated from the coding sequence ATGATTTTAGGAAATCCATTTGGTAATAAAAAAATCCCGTCAGTGGCAGAATTGTGAAAAAATGAAAAAAAACAATATCGGATTTGAATTTTTACCTATCCTATTTTACTTGCTTTACTTGCAATTTTACTAGGGGTGCAAATCATATTAAATTTTGATTCCAAAAGGATTGAACTTATTTTATCAATTTTGTCAATTTTATTTACTGGTGCTACCTTATTTTTTTATATCATTTCGCTTTTTATTTCTTATAAAGAAAAGGATTTTGCTAGTCTTGGCAATCGGTCTTTTTTTGTAAATTTAATCGGGTTTAGCTTGTCGTTAATTTCAATTTTGCATTCAACAGTGTCAATGATTAAAGATTTAAAAAAAGATGACAAATATTTTATTCTAATTTTAGTAATTCAGATTATTCTTGTCGGGCTTGTTTTCTTTTTAATACCTTATTTTTATACAAGAGTTTTGAAAATTAAATCAATTTTTCGACTATCACATTCAATAATTATCTTTGAAAAACAAATTAATGAACTAAAAAATGATCCCCAAACTTACTCAAAATATATGGATATTTTTAGTATGGCTCAAAATAATCCGCATCAGACAAACCAAAATAATACTACAAATCCTTCTGATTTAAATGTTGATAATGAAATAAATAATGCAAAAACGGAAAAACCAATTTCAAAAACGGAAAAAATTAGAATTGCACTTGAAAAATTACCATTGACAAATTTATATGAAATTGCCAAAAAACTAGAAATTTCTGGATATCAAGATTTAAAAAAACAGGAGCTAATCGAACTTCTAATCCGAATTTTGGGACAGCAAGAAAAATAA